CTAAAAAAAGGCGACGAAAAGATGACGAAAAGACGATAAAAAGGCTAGGTAACAGTTTCTACCAGTGTTGTGTAACCCTGGTCGTcaacagaaactcagattggacagatagtctagctagctgtctggatttaccctgcagagacctNNNNNNNNNNNNNNNNNNNNNNNNNNNNNNNNNNNNNNNNNNNNNNNNNNNNNNNNNNNNNNNNNNNNNNNNNNNNNNNNNNNNNNNNNNNNNNNNNNNNTGGTGCATGGTGCTGATGGTGCTGATGGTGCTGATGGTGCATGGTGCTGATGGTGCTTATAATGCATGGTGCTGATGGTGCATTGTGCTTGTTGAGAAGATGAGATAAATCGACTCTGAAACTCTCTGCTTTTGGATCAACAAATCCAAGTGGGGTCGCTAGACCACAGGACCAAGACTTGGAAAGGCCCCTTCTGGACCACGCCAAGGATTACATATTTACAGCATCAGGGTCTTGAGTAAAGTTCTAGAGTTGCCGGAGGACTCAGAATTTCAAGTGCCACGTCCAGACTTAGCAGACATTATTCTCTATTTGAACGTCATCATTGTCTTCTGGAACAACCAACCAACCTGGAGCCACGCTGGTTTAGAGCTCTCTTTTGGCCTGCGTCTTTGATTTGTTTCCCAGATGCGTTTTCATATCTAAAAGCGGAAGCCCCCCCTCCCCGGTAGCCTCACATTGTGCCGTTGCCTCTGAACGCTGAGCTGTGATCAAGTTCCTCATTGAGATGCAGATGAAGGGCCAACGTGCTTCAGGCTCGGATCCCGGCTTTTGGAGGCAGCCGCCGCGGTTGTTAGTTCCCCCCTCTGTGATTTCGGCGCATCATCTGCAGCAGAGACCAACAGGACGgtctcctcctcccttttcaCCAGCAGCTGCACAGCCACTTTACCTGTCTGTGGCCTCATCGTGCCGTGTGAACCTGTGTCGAACCAAACAACGACACCGTGTTGGTACACAATCGCTCAGTTACATAACACACTCGTGAGGGTGAAAGAACACAATgctactaaaaaataaaacacgcTGAACTGTAGAGTTGGAGATTAGATTAGAGAAGTTTTCACAGGTCCATTCTGTTCGTCTGTGGAACCTGACTCGGGAACCATGTGGGTCTCTGTCTCGGGAAATACATTTAGTCTAATCGAGTCAGAACAGGGACTTGTTGTTATGCAGCAGGTCTCGGATCTGTGTGCCACAATGTGTCTCTATTCGGGGCCAAGTGCATTCTGGTTCAGGTCTGATTAGTCAGACCACGTCTGGCTGCCCAAAGGTCCCTGTTCGGATCGGAAAAGTGGTTCACGCACCTCGTCTTAGGGGCTGATTTGGACATGGTCGAACACATCATGGACAGTGTCATGGATAAGTTAAGTAACCTAGGGTTGATGAAGACTAACCCTGACCCAGTACACTCGTCATTTTGGACTGAACCATGAACATATCAGATTTAGCTTGAATCAGTGAGTCTTATCTCTGCTCATGTATCTGTCAAAAGGTTTTAATTACAGGTTCCACCAAGTGTGAAGCAAATAAAAACTGCCACAATACCCTGATTGGCAGCGGATAGTTcttaaatgtgtgtgggtgatgTTAAAATGCACGGTTGAAGTAACTGGACAGGGAATAAACCTTCCTGAGGAAAACTAGATTGTTCAAAGCGGCGTGTAATTATCACAGGCGAAAGAACGCAGCAGAATGCTAAATCCACcgtgtgaaaagaaaagaaagttatCAGTGATTTACACTTTGGAATAAATTAAGGGAAGAGCAGCGAGTCTGCTCTCTTTGGATATGCTAATATCTGGAAATTTAACAACCGCAGCACTAGCTCCTTCCCTTCTCGCTTCTCTCCTTTgtctttgtgattgtgttaaAGACTAATGTCTCCTCACAGTTGCACATTCTTACAAACACAAGGTTTGATTGATGGGATTTTTAAAAGCCATTGCAGATATTATAGGCAAGTCAGTGAagaatttccatttttaagcctattattttgggcatttttaggtctttctttttacaggacagatgaagacatgaaaggagagaggggggggaatgacatgcagaaaaagaCCCAGGTCGGGGTCACCAGGGGTGGTGCacaatcacagaaggcttgtgtcatgtggacgcgccaacagttttgttgtcattgcttagaattcaacgtccctgttagtgatggtgttacatagtctgtccaccagaggacgctctacaacgtccctgttagtgatgNNNNNNNNNNNNNNNNNNNNNNNNNNNNNNNNNNNNNNNNNNNNNNNNNNNNNNNNNNNNNNNNNNNNNNNNNNNNNNNNNNNNNNNNNNNNNNNNNNNNtctctctctctctctctctctctctctctctctctctctctcttgcacagAAACCACTCCGCTTGGTGTAATCTGTCATTTTCAGAGAACAAGCCTCTCGTCCAGcgttttgctttttaatgtaaGAATGCATTTCCCAAATACTTGAACcctactttatttttacagtcctATAGAACAGTCCACAGGTAATTACTAATGTACTCATTGAGTACAGGATGATATGCAGTACTAGTGAGAGTAGATTTCTTACCTTTTCTCCTTTGGGAGAGTCCAGATGATCAATGCTACCGTGTTCCTGTTTAAATCGGGCTGTACTGATTGCCCAGCCTCCCTCATTGTTAGACCATGTTGGACCACCAAAGGGGCTCGGATCTCATCAGAGATTACGGTCCTTGAccttcctcgtcctcctcttaCTCTCACCCCTCTGCCTCTGTTTCCACTGTTGGCGTCCGATGCCCAGGAACAGAAGAGCTCACCTGTGGCCCTTTCATGCTGAAGCTCTGATTGCTAATTGTAAAACTGTGTGACGGCTGTTTGCCCATGGGGTGAGTCAGAGTGCATATCTGAATGGCGGCGTGGTCCTTGTGAAGAAAAGAGATTTTCTTCATGAGAAATGTGCCAAATGCAGAGAATTGTGTGTGGTGTTtggaaaaaagtgtgttttagaacTGCAATGTGAGTGTAAAGCAGGAATTGTGCTTGAAGTTTGGCAGAATTGGCTCAGGGGGTTGGTGCAGGAGTCACACGTTGTGGTCATTtaatttgacagggacagtggaCATTAATTAACAtcgctgtaaatgcaccagaattagacaaaaggctatttttcatctgtgcAGATCTTAGAATTGTCTCCCTATAAAACATCAATAAGAAgattacagtcaacaatacaaatataaaaagcagtaacacagataaaactcttcaaatccCATTGATTAATACAGTGTACAAGTTTGCTATAATACAGACATTACGGTAAAATAAGAAAGGATACTGCACATTGACTAAAGTACCAGTATTTGTgtgaaaacaattgaaaaagaaaagtaatacAACTTCTTTAAATGTAAGTGAGAATGGACAGAGGTGAAAAATGACAGAGTAACATTTTAGGATGGACGTCTCTGACGTGAGGAGGAGAAATAAAGAGCGAAACGCTGTCGCACAGCTGGACGAGAGGCTTTGTTCTCTGAAACGACAGATTTCACTGAGCGGGGTGGTTTCtgtgctgcacacacacacacacacacacacacacagagagagagagagagagagagagagagagagagagagagagNNNNNNNNNNNNNNNNNNNNNNNNNNNNNNNNNNNNNNNNNNNNNNNNNNNNNNNNNNNNNNNNNNNNNNNNNNNNNNNNNNNNNNNNNNNNNNNNNNNNctatggtcccacagtccaatggtcccacagcccaatggtcccacagtccaatggtcccacagcccaatggtcccacagccctatgtccccacagtccaatggtcccacagccctatggtcccacagtccaATGGTCCCACATTTATAAGAGCTTTCTTAAAATTAGATTTCCTCCCAGTTCAAACTAGGAGAAAATGGATTGTGCGCAGGGAAGTGGAAGAGGAGGACGCTATGAAATGTGTATAGATGAGCACTGATCGACTTTAGACTACTTTTTTCCCTTGACACAGCGCTGTGAGGATAGGATATTATAGAAAACGAGTATCTATCCAAACACTTGTGGAACTTCCTATTCAAGTGAATGAAAAACAACCAACCAAATCCAACAAATTAAAAGggtatttattttctgtatctTTCTTTGTAAGGTCTCGCCAGAGAGAAAGCCAAAACGCTGCAAATTACAGGACAACATATCTACAGTAAGACTTTAACATCTCTGTCTGGGGGTACAACCCTGGTGGGGGTCCGCCCTGCTGTCAGCAAAGGCACAACTCCCTCTGAGAGGGAGGATCCTTGGGAGGAAACCAGGCTCTCTGGGGGACGTGGGGGTCCATCCTCCTCAGGGTGGGGGGATATAAAGCTGTGGCTCCATGGGCTCCATCATGATTGTAATGATCATGgctctcttcatgtggctcctGGAGCGTTTTAGGGcactgctccccccccccccccattgtccTACACCTGAACACAATAATCCTACTATTAACACTGTTCAGGCTGTACTTATACATAGTGCTGGGTATCGTTCAAACTGTTTCAATGCTAATACCCTGACTTAATACCGGTGAGCATGCATTTTCGTACAATGACGTACAAACCGGTTCAAAAATCTCTCTTGCTTTGGAAATCCTTGAAAGACACTAAAATCTTTGCCAGCATTCAATCTTTTCTAAACttgaggctacatttacattatttacatttccccctctcattccccctgctctggtgtttccccctctcattccccctgctctggtgtttccccctNNNNNNNNNNNNNNNNNNNNNNNNNNNNNNNNNNNNNNNNNNNNNNNNNNNNNNNNNNNNNNNNNNNNNNNNNNNNNNNNNNNNNNNNNNNNNNNNNNNNgagcagcatatctccaccagactccatgtaaataatcactacttttagcgtgtataaagcagcatatctccacatgtatttcaaccaaaccagaatggtgattgttggaacagtggaaagacaaacCAAGACGCCTTTTGACAGTTCAATTTTGGTTCTGTTCACTTTAAGTATGTTTCACAGTGATAAaattattgtatatttaaataaagattgGCAAAGGCAATTTTGAGTAGCCAAAAAGTATCTTTCTCTTAAACATCTCTAACAGAAGGCCCCAGTCAGTCTCCAGTGTGTGAGTCTCTTACCTCCTTCTGTGCAGCCAACATGGCTGATGGTGCTGATCAGACTGTAGCAGCTGCCGCCCTGGGAAGGAACAGTTTAGAAGAGTTTAGTTCACACAcatggcggggggggggggggggggggggggggggggggggggggggggggggggggggggggggggggggggggggggggtcaatatCTTGGGGGTCGTCCCTCATAAAATTAAGAGTGTCAAAAACTTAATTCCTGGCTTCTTGTTAATTTTTTATGCAACATCTATCTGCAGCAAGTTATGGtgcaaataactttatttatgtgAAGGATATTATCATTCTCCTCTCTTGTTCAAAACCTTCTGTATCTTCATAACAActgttttgggatgttttagAAATCATGTGTATTTTAACAAGAAATCCCCATTTTAACAGAGTTCCGGCAGGTTTCATCACGTCAAATTTAGGACcttttaagacctttatcacAACACTTCACTCTATCAGCTGAGACGTGATTTAAGTTTTCTTCAAGCAAAGTGTTGAGAAACTGGCAAAATTGCTCAAATTTGTGGTGCAATTTGAAAGAGACTTGCGCCAATAACAcgaaagctgattggctgcaacaTAAGTTGCACGTTTGGTTTCATTTGTAGTCGTAACAAggcaaattatatttggactagaaagaactacaacagcgtggaatcaaaaaaaaagaagagcaggTACAAAGTTACAACGTTTAAAATGATGTAAGATTATATGGAACACAATACTTGAGggaatttaagactttttaaggaatTACATTTGGAAATGTTAGACTTTTTAGACCCCATGGAAACCCAGTTTGAAGCCAAAAGCTATCTATCCttatttatctttgtttttcacGCTTCTGTTGTCCCCCCACCAGATATCTGAAcccttagacctcagagggttcAAGCGAGGCCCACGGACTGAGTTCTGCGTTTCTTTACCTGTGTGGAGGACAAGACCAGGTCCCTGAGCAGCGTGACGGGGTCATCGGCCTTCTCGAGCTTGAAGGACGGAGAGAAGCGAAACCGCTTCAGCTGCAAGATGAGCACTCTGAAGGAAAGGATGAGGAAAGGAGGAATGAGCTcatatgtatgttttgtatgaTTATTAggaatatttcttcttttaaagattatcttttgggggcttttccctctATTCAATAGTGATAGTGGATAGagaggaaaggtgggagagagggagagagagagagagagagagagagggagagagagagagagagggagagagggagagggagagagggagagagagagagagggagagaaagagaggatgacATGCAGCCAATGGCCGGAGGTCGGATtaaaacccgggccgctgcagagGACTCAGCCCACATGGGGTGAACCCACAACCTACTGGGAGATCCAGAGCTCGCCCGGATTATTGTGTATCTTAAGGACCCGTGAGGGTCAGCGGACCTCGCTTTGGGTACCCCCCAGGCCAGATTGATTGTTTatgtgctggatgtgatgtcACTCACTGTGGCAGAGTGCTGAATGACGACCTGTAACTCGACGTCCGTCCTCCGCACTCACAGCTGAACTCCAACTCCTTTTCCTGCAGAACAGCACAGATATAACACAAGTAatgagtgactgtgtgtgtgtgtgtgtgtgtgtgtgtgtgtgtgtgtgtgtgtgactgttgcGCTTTGGCTACATTGACAGAAAGGCCGACCGTTCTCGGCAGATGTGCCGATTACGTGGTGGCGGCCCGCCGTGGCCACATATCTGCCGCCATAAcagaaatagggcagacgcacaatGTAGACGCGGTTACCTTTTAAGGGATCCTGCCGACATAATGACCCCCCATCCCCCCGTTGGCTGTTGCATGCATTGAAGTTTAACAACAGGTAGAACTATTCAGAGGTTATTGGCCCGTCCAGTATAActcaacatactgtagttttGATGGAGTTCATCGTCATAACGTTGGCTTTCGTCCAAGTCCACTATCAACCCAACAGCTCCACCAAACGTTCAACTTGTCAGTTCTGTTACACAACCTCCTGGGCAGTTCAGGGcctctgtattgtgttttttttaacccccaTAGTGGTTTAAAACTTTCTAgtggcagcaatagaggcagtgatttttcctgtttcctgtacgggactctcacacCAGCTCAAACCAGAACTCATAACACACCGACGACTCTGATCTCCGGTTGCATGCCGGGCCACGGCAGCAGGACGTGGGGTTCAAAAACTTCAGTCGGTCTTAAGTTTTTGCCGCAGGCCTGATGCAATTTTTGGAGTGTCCTCCTTGCAACAACCCCCCACACTACcccccattcaaaatgaatggaaagactTGAGAGGTGGATCTTACCTTCAGGTACTCCTGGAGCAAGTCTTCCACAGAGACTCCAGAAACCAGGTCCAGAGACAGGTTAGTGAACTCCTCCTGTTTCGTTGACATGGCCCCACAGCTGCACATTAAAGGGACAACGcaacacattaaaatacaaaaacccaACTTTAGTTTTCACCTCTGATGTAAACATGCAGGATTAAATCACGGGggaatttaaacaaacaaacaaaattaaaacactaGACCAAAAAAAATGGTAAGCAAGACTAAAAATTAGAAACAATTGGATAAATAATTAATAGAAGacagacaataaaataaacaccgTACGATtagaaatgacataaaacaaatgatgaaCTTACTTCCCTTGAAACGAATGCTGCACCATTACTCAAGACAGGTAAAAAAAGACAGGTCTTTAAGTGAAAGAATGCAAATCTTtacaaatataaatttaaaaataaaacttctctgattgcagtttcttaaatgtgatattttgttctagtttcttctgtcaacttcttcttctgtaaactgaatatctttgagttgtggacaaaatgagacatttgaggacgtttTCTTGGGCTTTGATCAACATATGAACAACTAATCCGCTCATCTGAGAACTAACCCACACATTAACTGACTATGAAAGTAATTGATAGTTGCAGTTCTACGAGACATTCAAGGACGTcgttttgggctttttgggaaacactcatccacatttttcagaattttctgacattttttaaacccaaCTAATAGTTTATTGGGAAAATAATCGATAGATGAATCTACTATGAAAGTAATTGTTGGTTACAGCCCtggatccagatgttttggcttcatttatacagtctatgcatcCACCcctggtccacacacacacacacacacacacacacacacacacacacacaggcacacacacacacacacacacacacccgtcaTCCTCAACTTTCTCCACAAACTCAAATACCAGATCTAACAGCAGAACTGTCTCCTTTCTTGTCTCTGATTCCCCGATGGAGATCATGGACCATCACACCTCCACACACTCCCAAACTAACCACTAACTACTTGCACCATGTTCTGATGTTTTATAGtccaaacaactaatccattacATCTTGAAGAAAGATCAACAGATGAATGGACAATGACAATAATGTTTAGTTGCAGCCCTTCTTTGTACCACATCTAGACCGGAGCAGCTCGATATCCGGACTAAACCAagctgtgtgactgtgtgtgtgggtctccCACCTCTTGCAGGTCCTGGTGTTCTCCATCTTGAACACCATGTGGTCCTCGACGGGGCAGGTGTAACGCCGGCCC
The window above is part of the Etheostoma cragini isolate CJK2018 chromosome 12, CSU_Ecrag_1.0, whole genome shotgun sequence genome. Proteins encoded here:
- the LOC117953963 gene encoding ubiquitin carboxyl-terminal hydrolase 37-like, producing MRSLAPRLQEAAACMGRRYTCPVEDHMVFKMENTRTCKSCGAMSTKQEEFTNLSLDLVSGVSVEDLLQEYLKEKELEFSCECGGRTSSYRSSFSTLPQVLILQLKRFRFSPSFKLEKADDPVTLLRDLVLSSTQGGSCYSLISTISHVGCTEGGSHGTMRPQTGKVAVQLLVKREEETVLLVSAADDAPKSQRGELTTAAAASKSRDPSLKHVGPSSASQ